A single Dreissena polymorpha isolate Duluth1 chromosome 14, UMN_Dpol_1.0, whole genome shotgun sequence DNA region contains:
- the LOC127858868 gene encoding uncharacterized protein LOC127858868, whose amino-acid sequence MCTEHPRMEELANIIVRMIESIEQHKNSSFPSVRFFSANQQRTRGRPVYVISREQLEFFIEAGFTRRQMADLLHVSDSSVKRRLRSFGLKLRQTYSVLSNNALDDLVREVTQGNPSLGQRMVQGLLQSRGHRVQRQRVADSLIRVDASAVALRWCHSIRRRVYKVAAPNSLWHIDGNHKLIRWGFVVHGGIDGYSRLCVFLKVSTNNRATTMTKAFINGTRQYGVPSRVRSDKGLENTGVGAFMISYRGPGRGSFITGNSVHNQRIERLWRDMYSACTNVFHQLFQHLEETGRLDLSSEVHMWCLHLVYVPLIQRALDRFRDGWNCHRLSEERGRTPTQLYLQGMIEHAGRGHRGVDDMFFEPQEEQLSVSEEDYGVDEEAPVASANDDELQVFSVTTPIDHEQMAELTNRIRPLYSEDGLAVDLFEQAVSFCSQALNI is encoded by the exons ATGTGCACCGAACATCCGAGGATGGAAGAACTTGCTAACATCATTGTCCGTATGATTGAATCCATAGAGCAACATAAGAA tTCCTCGTTTCCATCGGTCAGGTTCTTTTCTGCCAATCAACAGAGGACAAGAGGTCGTCCTGTGTATGTAATTTCTCGAGAACAGCTGGAATTCTTCATTGAAGCTGGCTTTACAAGACGACAAATGGCAGATCTTCTGCATGTGTCTGACTCATCGGTCAAGCGAAGGCTTAG ATCCTTTGGTTTAAAGCTGAGGCAGACATACTCGGTGCTGTCAAATAATGCATTAGATGATCTTGTACGAGAAGTGACCCAAGGGAACCCGTCCCTTGGTCAGAGAATGGTTCAAGGCCTGCTGCAGAGCCGAGGACATAGAGTTCAGAGGCAGAGAGTTGCTGACAGCCTAATACGAGTTGATGCCTCAGCAGTGGCTTTGAGATGGTGTCATTCCATAAGACGACGGGTCTACAAGGTTGCAGCACCAAATTCATTGTGGCATATTGATGGAAACCACAAGTTAATCAG ATGGGGCTTTGTCGTCCACGGTGGGATTGATGGATACTCGAGACTGTGTGTCTTCCTGAAAGTATCCACCAACAACCGTGCAACCACGATGACGAAAGCCTTCATAAATGGTACTAGGCAGTATGGTGTACCTTCCAGAGTGAGATCGGATAAAGGTCTGGAAAACACAGGAGTTGGAGCCTTCATGATATCCTATCGAGGCCCTGGTCGTGGATCCTTCATTACTGGGAATAGCGTCCACAACCAGAGGATCGAGCGGCTCTGGAGGGACATGTATTCTGCATGTACCAATGTGTTCCACCAGCTCTTCCAACATCTAGAGGAGACGGGTCGCTTGGACCTGAGCTCGGAAGTACACATGTGGTGCTTACACCTCGTGTATGTTCCACTCATTCAGCGGGCCTTAGACCGCTTCCGTGACGGATGGAACTGCCACAGACTGAGTGAGGAGAGGGGCAGAACACCCACCCAGCTTTATCTGCAGGGCATGATAGAGCATGCAGGACGTGGTCATCGAGGGGTTGATGACATGTTCTTTGAACCTCAGGAGGAACAACTGAGTGTCTCAGAGGAGGACTATGGAGTAGATGAGGAAGCTCCTGTAGCCTCAGCAAATGACGATGAGCTACAGGTGTTCTCTGTTACAACACCCATTGACCATGAACAAATGGCAGAACTAACTAATAGAATTAGACCCTTGTATTCAGAGGATGGTTTGGCTGTTGACTTGTTTGAACAGGCTGTGTCCTTTTGTTCCCAGGCATTAAACATATAA